In the genome of Tsukamurella paurometabola DSM 20162, the window GTCGACACCCGCCGCGGCCGGCAGCTCGCGGTGGGTGATGTGGTGGAGGTGTTCGGGCGTTCCGCCCGTGTCGCGCGCGGGTAGCGGGCTCGTCGCGGTGTGAACCGTTCGGGTGCGCAGTGCCGCCACTGCGACATAGCCTCGCGCCATGGAGAATCCAGCTTCCGAAGTTCCTTCCGTCACTGAATCGCATCCGCAGGAGGCGGTTTCGACCGCCGAAGTGCTCGGGCGCCGTCGTCTCTTCCAGGCGGCCGCGTGGGGCACCGTCGGTGCGGTCGCCGTGGGCGGGGCTCGTGCGGGCACAGCAGATGCCGCGGTCGCGCTGCCCGGATCGGTCTCGTACCGGATCGGCGAGATACCGATCCCGAGGAACAAGGTGGCCTGGCAACTGGATCCGCGCCGCGCGGTTCTGCTCGTCCACGATGTCCAGCGCTATTTCATGCGGATCTTCGACGAGCGGACCCGCGGTGAGCTCCTGGGGAACGTCGCGCGCGGACAGGACTGGGCGCGGCGGTCGGGGGTCCCGGTGATCTACTCGGCGCAGCGCGGCGGTGCCACGCGCGAGCAGCGCGGCCTGATCTACGACTTCTCCGGCGCCGGGATGACCGCCGACGAGTCCGACCGCGGCATCGAGCCCGCTGTCGCGCCCCGGCCCGGGGAGCGGGTACTCACCAAACACAAGCTGTCCGAGTACTTCCGATCGGACCTGCTGCAGTACCTGCGCGACCAGGGGCGCGATCAGCTCGTCCTGGCCGGTGTCTACGCCAACACCGGAGTGCTGCTGACCGCCGCGGATTCGATTCAGAACGATATCCAGGCGTTCGTGATCGGCGATGCAGTCGCCGATCAGACGCCGGAGGGACATCGGGGCGGCCTGGCCTGGGTGGCAGCCCGTGCAGGGCGCGTGATCAGTGCGGCTGAACTTCGCTGATCGTCGTGCTGGCCGTCGCCGTCAACGCAGGACGATGCCGTCGTCGTCGCTGAAAAGCGTATCGCCCGGCGCGAAGGTGACCCCGCCGAAGCTGAGGGGCACATCGCGCTCGCCGGCACCGGTCTTCGTGGACTTGCGCGGGTTGGTGCCCAACGCCTTCACACCGATGTCGAGGGTGCCGATCACGGCGGCGTCGCGGATCGCGCCGTAGGCGACGATGCCCGCCCACCCGTTGCCCCGACCCAACTCGGCGATGATGTCGCCGACGAGTGCGGTGTGCAGCGACGGCACGCCGTTCTCATCGGAACCGTCGATCACCAGCACCCGGCCTGCGCCGGGCTCGCCGAGAACCGACTTGAGCAGGGCGTTGTCCTGGAAGCACTTCACCGTGACCACCTCGCCGGCGAAGGCGCGGCGGCCGCCGAACTGCCGGAACTGGGTATCGCAACTGCGCACCTCCTCACCGATCTCATCGACGAGGTCTGCGGTGGGGGTGAACTGAACGTCGCTCATGAGGCGATCCTAACCGTCACCGCTATTGAGGCACCATCAACAAGCGGGTAATCTGGCGGCATGCCAGCACCCACTCAGGCCACGTTCGACCGTCTCCGTGCCCTCGCGGCGATCGATCACCCCGAGCAGCGCGAGTCGCGCGATGTGCTCGAGGCGTTCACCGGCGAGAAGGTCACCACCATTCCCGTCGGCACCGTCGAGGACGTGGAGCAGGCCTTCGTCCGTGCCCGCCGCGCTCAGAAGCAGTGGGCGGCGCGCAGCGCGAAGGACCGTGCCAAGGTGCTCCTGAAGTTCGCCGACCTGGTCAACGAGCGCCGCGCCGACCTCATGGACATGGCGCAGCTGGAAACCGGCAAAGCGCGCCAGTACGCCCAGGAGGAGACCCTGGACGTGGCGATGACCGCCCGCTGGTACGGCAAGAATGCGCCGAAGCTGCTGGAGCAGAAGAACACTGCGGGAATGCTGCCGGTGTTCACCAACACGCGGGTGCGCTACCAGCCCAAGGGCGTGGTCGGTGTGATCGCGCCGTGGAACTATCCGCTCACCCTCGCCGTCTCCGACGGCGTCGCGGCCTTGGCCGCAGGCAATGCCGTGGTGCTCAAGCCCGACAGCCAGACTCCGTACTGCGCCCTCGCCGCCGTCGAGCTGCTCTATCAGGCCGGCCTCCCGCGCGACCTGTTCGCCGTCGTGCCCGGTCCGGGCGGCGTCGTGGGTACGGCCATCGTCGAGCGCGCCGACTACCTCATGTTCACCGGCTCGTCGGCGACCGGTGCCACCCTGGCAGAGCAGTGCGGCAAGCGCCTCATCGGCTTCTCCGCCGAACTCGGCGGCAAGAACCCGATGGTGGTCACCAAGGACGCCGACATCGCGCACACCGCCGACGGTGCCGCCCGCGCCGCGTTCTCCAACTCGGGCCAGCTGTGCATCTCGATCGAGCGGATCTACGTCGAGCGGGAGATCGCCGACGAGTTCGCCCGCGCCTTCGCCGAGCGCACCGCCAACCTGGCCCTGGGTGCCGGGTACGACTTCACCAATGAGATGGGATCGCTCGCCAGCAAGTCGCAGATCGAGACCGTGGCCGCGCATGTCGACGACGCCGTCGCCAAGGGTGCGACCGTGCTCGCCGGCGGTAAGGCCCGCCCCGATCTCGGCCCCTTCTTCTACGAGCCCACGGTGCTCAAGAACGTGCCGGAGGAGGCGATCTGCTTCGCTTCCGAGACCTTCGGTCCCGTGGTCTCGATCTACCCCGTGGATTCGGTCGACGAAGCGGTCGAGCGCGCCAACGACACCGAGTACGGCCTCAACGCGAGCGTCTTCTCCGGCAGCACCAAGCAGGCGCAGGAGATCGCCGACCGGATCAACGCCGGCACCGTCAACATCAACGAGGGCTACGCCGCGGCATGGGGCTCCACCGCCGCGCCGATGGGTGGCATGGGCATCTCCGGCGTGGGCCGCCGGCACGGCGCCGAGGGCCTGCTCAAGTACTGCGAGTCGAAGACCATCGCGCAGCAGCGGATCATCGGCATCGGCGGTATCAAGGGCATCCCGCGCACCGTCTTCCTGGGTGTGGTTCCCCCGATCATCAAGGCCCTCAAGTTCATCGGTCGCTGACCCCTCCCCGATTGAACACCGTTACCGCGAAGAAAAGTCCAGGTCGCGGACGCGGTAACAGTGTTCAATCGAGGAAAAGCGGTTGCGGTGGAGGCGGAGGGCGTCCGATTCTGAAGGTATGGACGTCACCTTCATCAAGCGCGCCGGCGGGTACGACGTGCGGGTGCGTCGCGAGAGAGGGCCGGAGCTCGCGCCGCGCGGCGGCCCCGGCGGCAGCCCGACGGTGCCGCACGACGCGGCGCATCTGATCGTCGAGATCGAGGCGGGGCTGCCCGGTGGCGTCTACGGCCGGATCGCCGACGCCAACGGCCTCGACGGCCTGTTCTGGCCCGCCGACCCGGCGGCCCGGCGTCGGGCCACCCGGAACCGCAAGCAGCCCAGCGCAGCCCAATCGGCCGATATGGCGCGGTCGGAGTACCTCGCTTCGCTCACCGTCGCGCTGTGGGAGGTGGAGCGAGGCCTGCGGGCGCCAGATCCGGCGTGGCCGGGTTCGCTCGACGATGCCGAGA includes:
- a CDS encoding succinic semialdehyde dehydrogenase, which encodes MPAPTQATFDRLRALAAIDHPEQRESRDVLEAFTGEKVTTIPVGTVEDVEQAFVRARRAQKQWAARSAKDRAKVLLKFADLVNERRADLMDMAQLETGKARQYAQEETLDVAMTARWYGKNAPKLLEQKNTAGMLPVFTNTRVRYQPKGVVGVIAPWNYPLTLAVSDGVAALAAGNAVVLKPDSQTPYCALAAVELLYQAGLPRDLFAVVPGPGGVVGTAIVERADYLMFTGSSATGATLAEQCGKRLIGFSAELGGKNPMVVTKDADIAHTADGAARAAFSNSGQLCISIERIYVEREIADEFARAFAERTANLALGAGYDFTNEMGSLASKSQIETVAAHVDDAVAKGATVLAGGKARPDLGPFFYEPTVLKNVPEEAICFASETFGPVVSIYPVDSVDEAVERANDTEYGLNASVFSGSTKQAQEIADRINAGTVNINEGYAAAWGSTAAPMGGMGISGVGRRHGAEGLLKYCESKTIAQQRIIGIGGIKGIPRTVFLGVVPPIIKALKFIGR
- a CDS encoding isochorismatase family protein, whose amino-acid sequence is MENPASEVPSVTESHPQEAVSTAEVLGRRRLFQAAAWGTVGAVAVGGARAGTADAAVALPGSVSYRIGEIPIPRNKVAWQLDPRRAVLLVHDVQRYFMRIFDERTRGELLGNVARGQDWARRSGVPVIYSAQRGGATREQRGLIYDFSGAGMTADESDRGIEPAVAPRPGERVLTKHKLSEYFRSDLLQYLRDQGRDQLVLAGVYANTGVLLTAADSIQNDIQAFVIGDAVADQTPEGHRGGLAWVAARAGRVISAAELR
- the rraA gene encoding ribonuclease E activity regulator RraA, coding for MSDVQFTPTADLVDEIGEEVRSCDTQFRQFGGRRAFAGEVVTVKCFQDNALLKSVLGEPGAGRVLVIDGSDENGVPSLHTALVGDIIAELGRGNGWAGIVAYGAIRDAAVIGTLDIGVKALGTNPRKSTKTGAGERDVPLSFGGVTFAPGDTLFSDDDGIVLR